One Echinicola strongylocentroti DNA window includes the following coding sequences:
- a CDS encoding 6-pyruvoyl trahydropterin synthase family protein yields the protein MIHVSRKEHFNAAHKLWNPNWTEEKNIEVFGPCANVNWHGHNFELIVTVKGLPDEGTGFVVDLKALSTLIRTLVIDKVDHKNLNVDVDFMQGKMASCENLVMEFWKILQPAVDKITPHGGLYKLKLYETPRNFVEYYGE from the coding sequence ATGATACACGTTTCTAGAAAAGAGCATTTTAATGCCGCTCATAAATTATGGAATCCCAATTGGACGGAAGAGAAGAACATAGAGGTGTTTGGGCCTTGTGCCAATGTCAACTGGCATGGCCACAATTTTGAGTTGATCGTAACCGTAAAGGGGCTTCCTGATGAGGGAACGGGCTTTGTGGTGGATCTTAAAGCGCTGAGTACGTTGATCAGGACATTGGTGATCGATAAAGTGGACCATAAAAACCTCAACGTGGACGTGGATTTCATGCAAGGGAAAATGGCGAGCTGCGAAAACCTTGTGATGGAATTTTGGAAAATATTACAGCCTGCCGTGGACAAAATCACCCCTCACGGTGGACTGTACAAGCTGAAACTTTACGAAACCCCACGTAACTTTGTGGAGTACTACGGTGAGTGA
- a CDS encoding RagB/SusD family nutrient uptake outer membrane protein — protein MKTIYKILSCALLFTACADRLEDIKPQQSLSEDVAFDSYNNAEGVLIGCYDLMQDLHVFGSQPQFISDFITDNVNFTGSFPSLQDFNNFSVQPANSTVDEVWRDGYQVILGANAIIANVPGIEDATEEEKAELIGAARYIRGMVYFLLANLYSQPYIVNNGDNLSVPLYLEPFTGEVVNLPRNTLAQVYAQIESDLMFAEQNLPPAADQGFASSYSATALLSRLYLYMQDWENAANSAETVIAEGGYSLNSDLSFYNTVNDEIVFSIENNATDPQSNSDDETSSGSWDGYYTGRDQGGRGDGEFSPNLEALFAGEPEDIRGTFKVEDVNFNGNPAVYTLKYDNGNDNSSDYHAIRIAEVMLNRAEALVQLNQTVDAEAISLVNEIRERAGLTTPWTVGDFANAEQLLEAIYDQRRKELCFEGHRRMDLLRTGKPLRTETPPSVAVQNAGVGVVAGDPEAIWPIPQSQMNINPELEPNP, from the coding sequence ATGAAGACTATATATAAGATTTTATCCTGTGCACTGCTGTTTACGGCTTGCGCAGACAGATTGGAAGATATAAAGCCGCAGCAATCCTTATCAGAAGATGTTGCCTTTGATAGCTATAATAATGCTGAAGGTGTGCTTATTGGCTGTTACGATTTAATGCAAGATTTACACGTCTTCGGTAGTCAGCCACAGTTTATATCAGATTTTATTACTGATAATGTGAATTTTACGGGGTCATTTCCTTCACTCCAGGATTTTAACAACTTCTCCGTACAGCCAGCCAATAGTACAGTCGATGAAGTTTGGAGAGATGGCTATCAAGTGATTTTGGGTGCAAATGCGATTATTGCTAATGTTCCCGGTATCGAGGACGCCACAGAAGAAGAAAAGGCCGAGTTGATCGGTGCCGCAAGGTATATTAGAGGGATGGTTTATTTCTTATTGGCCAACTTGTATTCTCAGCCATATATCGTGAACAATGGAGATAACCTTTCCGTCCCACTTTATTTGGAACCGTTTACTGGGGAAGTAGTGAATTTGCCCCGAAATACTCTTGCCCAGGTATACGCGCAGATTGAAAGTGATTTAATGTTTGCGGAGCAAAACTTACCGCCAGCTGCCGATCAGGGATTTGCCTCTTCGTATTCCGCAACAGCTTTGTTGTCCAGATTATATTTATATATGCAGGATTGGGAAAATGCCGCAAACTCTGCTGAAACGGTGATTGCAGAAGGAGGTTATTCGCTTAATAGCGATTTGTCTTTTTACAACACCGTTAACGATGAGATTGTCTTTTCTATTGAAAATAACGCGACAGATCCACAAAGTAACAGTGATGATGAGACAAGTAGTGGTTCTTGGGACGGATACTATACAGGGAGAGACCAAGGGGGTAGAGGTGATGGAGAGTTTTCCCCAAACTTGGAGGCATTATTTGCTGGAGAGCCGGAAGATATAAGAGGAACGTTTAAGGTGGAAGATGTGAATTTTAATGGTAATCCGGCGGTTTATACACTTAAGTATGATAATGGTAATGATAATTCAAGTGATTATCACGCCATCCGTATAGCGGAAGTAATGCTCAATCGCGCGGAAGCACTCGTGCAGTTAAACCAAACAGTAGATGCGGAGGCGATCAGTCTGGTAAATGAAATTAGGGAAAGAGCGGGGCTTACTACCCCATGGACAGTAGGTGACTTTGCTAATGCCGAGCAGCTACTGGAAGCTATATATGATCAAAGGCGTAAGGAATTATGCTTCGAAGGGCATAGAAGAATGGATTTGTTAAGAACAGGAAAGCCTTTGAGAACTGAGACTCCACCAAGTGTGGCTGTTCAAAATGCAGGTGTAGGAGTGGTCGCTGGTGATCCAGAGGCGATTTGGCCTATCCCACAATCTCAAATGAACATCAACCCTGAATTGGAGCCGAATCCATAA
- a CDS encoding SusC/RagA family TonB-linked outer membrane protein, translating into MKKVLLLGLAILLASAVAFGQSRTVSGTVTSGEDGGELPGVSVLVKGTTMGTATDLDGEYSIEVPEGGNVLVFSFMGMISQEVEIGGRSIINVTLQADAKQLSEVVVQAYGMQSEKLNTQQIETVGSEAFENFPVISPQEALQGQAAGVQATSSSGLIGSSQVVRIRGITSFTSGNGPLFVIDGVPLNDASGSTSYSSGGGGTALNPLMDLNPNDIESMTVLKDAAATALYGSRGANGVILITTKSGKLGEKTQINFDYYTGVNKASVEKEVLNFDQYSRLRTDLGDDPATFPESGTNWRDIVSQTGALNSYSLNASGGSEKTTFFVGGTYFNSKAYVIGNEVDKLNGRLNLTHEASDKLKVGVNFATSSLVNDRVGAENDTFSPWTVSYLNTPFGQPYDAEGNLQQAGFNNPLLLDRDIRYVLTSRRSTGNVFAEYSILDDLTFKTDWGMDYVQVEEEYRSGDIITPGGYGSKEINQDSKWLTTNTLNYVKSFESHTIDALVGQSFETSDRDFILTEANGYISDDLPNTGSGSEPVTASNTGTEWAIASFFGRLNYNYADRYIVEGSIRRDGSSRFGEDKRYGTFAAVSASWLISSEDFFPKGGVIDFMKLSSSYGSSGNDRISNFGALGLYSGVNYNGSPGLYYSQPSNPNLTWETTHQFDVNLNAELFSNRLRFDFSYWNKNTDGILLDVPLPYTTGFASRTQNFGAMKNNGVDISLAGDIFTNTDFKWTASFNIGFLNNEVTKLPETAQVDPNGNLYVPIGSFTDEARATVGRTANEFFLKDYVGINPETGDAEWVGEDGNPTTDYSAAPYVYAGSALPKATGGFTNMFIYKGLSLRVFFNFVSGGHVYLADNEFSENIAASGSFNNVTRVLDSWTSENTDAFAPAYSSSTMSFWDNESTRHLFDASYIRLKNITLSYQLPVSLLERTKAVRSARVYVMGQNLATFASDAFDNGSDPEVNTSGTEAGNMSGESFFTSPNPKQVTFGVSLGF; encoded by the coding sequence ATGAAGAAAGTTTTACTGCTAGGATTAGCAATTTTATTGGCCAGTGCTGTGGCATTTGGCCAGAGCCGGACAGTCTCTGGGACTGTTACCTCCGGTGAAGACGGTGGGGAGTTGCCCGGTGTTTCTGTTTTAGTAAAAGGAACCACGATGGGGACGGCGACAGATTTGGATGGAGAATATTCCATTGAAGTACCAGAAGGTGGTAATGTCTTGGTTTTTTCATTTATGGGAATGATCAGCCAGGAGGTTGAAATAGGAGGCAGGTCTATTATAAATGTGACTTTGCAAGCAGATGCCAAGCAATTGAGCGAAGTAGTGGTGCAGGCATATGGTATGCAGTCCGAAAAACTTAATACACAGCAAATAGAAACGGTAGGTTCGGAAGCTTTTGAGAATTTTCCAGTGATTTCTCCCCAAGAAGCTCTCCAAGGACAAGCTGCCGGTGTCCAGGCCACGTCATCTTCTGGATTGATTGGGTCTTCTCAAGTGGTGCGTATTAGGGGAATTACATCATTTACCTCTGGAAATGGTCCTTTGTTTGTTATCGATGGAGTCCCGCTGAATGATGCATCTGGATCTACTTCATACTCCTCAGGAGGAGGGGGAACAGCCCTTAATCCTTTAATGGATTTGAACCCAAATGATATAGAGAGCATGACTGTCCTTAAGGATGCCGCAGCAACGGCACTATATGGTTCAAGAGGTGCAAATGGGGTTATCTTAATTACTACGAAAAGTGGCAAATTGGGAGAAAAGACCCAAATTAATTTTGACTATTATACTGGTGTAAATAAAGCTTCCGTGGAAAAGGAAGTTTTGAATTTTGATCAATATTCCAGACTTAGGACTGATCTTGGTGATGATCCAGCTACTTTTCCTGAGAGTGGGACTAATTGGAGAGATATTGTAAGTCAAACGGGAGCGTTAAATTCCTATTCTTTAAATGCAAGCGGAGGCAGCGAAAAAACAACCTTCTTCGTAGGAGGAACTTATTTTAATAGTAAGGCTTATGTGATCGGGAATGAGGTGGATAAGTTGAATGGTAGATTAAACTTGACTCATGAAGCTTCAGATAAATTGAAGGTAGGGGTTAATTTTGCTACCTCTTCTTTGGTAAATGATAGGGTTGGGGCTGAAAATGATACTTTCTCTCCATGGACAGTTAGTTATCTGAACACTCCCTTCGGACAGCCTTATGATGCGGAAGGCAACTTGCAGCAGGCAGGTTTTAATAACCCACTCCTATTAGATAGGGATATCCGTTATGTATTAACTTCTAGAAGGAGTACAGGGAATGTTTTTGCCGAGTACAGTATTTTGGATGATTTAACATTTAAGACAGACTGGGGAATGGACTATGTGCAAGTTGAAGAAGAGTATCGGTCTGGTGATATCATTACTCCTGGGGGCTATGGTTCGAAAGAGATTAATCAAGATAGTAAATGGTTAACTACCAATACTCTCAACTATGTAAAGAGCTTTGAGTCCCACACGATTGATGCATTAGTTGGACAAAGCTTCGAAACTTCCGATAGGGATTTCATCCTTACTGAAGCGAATGGATATATTTCTGATGACCTCCCAAATACAGGCTCTGGCTCTGAGCCTGTAACGGCCTCTAACACGGGAACAGAATGGGCTATAGCCTCTTTTTTTGGTAGGTTAAACTACAACTACGCTGATAGATATATTGTCGAAGGTAGTATCCGACGAGATGGATCTTCGAGGTTTGGTGAGGATAAACGATACGGTACTTTTGCCGCAGTCTCCGCATCATGGCTAATTAGCTCCGAGGATTTCTTTCCAAAAGGCGGTGTAATAGACTTTATGAAATTATCTTCTAGCTATGGCTCTAGTGGCAATGACAGGATATCCAATTTTGGCGCCTTGGGACTGTACAGCGGAGTGAATTATAACGGCTCCCCAGGACTTTACTATTCCCAGCCTTCCAATCCAAATTTGACATGGGAAACCACTCACCAATTTGATGTCAATTTGAATGCGGAGTTGTTTTCCAATAGGTTAAGGTTTGACTTTAGTTATTGGAATAAAAACACTGATGGTATATTGCTAGACGTACCATTACCTTATACAACAGGGTTTGCCAGTAGGACCCAAAACTTCGGGGCGATGAAAAACAACGGTGTGGACATTTCATTGGCCGGAGATATTTTTACCAATACAGATTTTAAATGGACTGCCTCTTTTAATATTGGTTTTTTGAATAATGAGGTAACCAAGCTTCCCGAGACGGCCCAAGTAGATCCCAATGGTAATCTTTATGTGCCGATTGGGTCATTTACAGATGAGGCCAGGGCTACTGTTGGAAGGACTGCTAATGAGTTCTTCTTGAAAGATTATGTGGGCATAAATCCAGAAACTGGAGATGCAGAATGGGTAGGAGAAGATGGGAACCCTACTACTGATTATAGTGCTGCTCCTTATGTGTATGCGGGTTCTGCGCTGCCAAAAGCCACAGGCGGGTTTACTAACATGTTTATTTACAAAGGGTTATCGCTTAGGGTGTTCTTTAACTTTGTAAGTGGGGGACATGTATATCTGGCTGATAATGAATTCTCAGAAAACATAGCAGCAAGTGGCTCATTTAATAATGTCACCCGGGTACTTGACTCTTGGACCTCTGAAAATACCGATGCATTTGCACCTGCCTATTCCAGTTCAACAATGTCCTTTTGGGATAATGAATCCACAAGGCATTTATTCGACGCAAGCTATATTCGATTAAAAAACATCACACTGTCTTATCAGCTTCCTGTGAGTCTTTTGGAGCGTACTAAAGCCGTAAGGTCAGCAAGAGTTTATGTTATGGGGCAGAATTTGGCGACTTTCGCAAGTGATGCCTTTGACAATGGCTCTGATCCAGAAGTGAATACTTCGGGTACAGAAGCTGGAAATATGTCTGGAGAGAGTTTCTTTACCTCTCCAAACCCGAAACAAGTAACCTTTGGTGTATCATTAGGATTTTAA
- a CDS encoding OmpA family protein produces the protein MRVAQIVFFFIFISSQALGQGFTSENRRAIKLYQEGEDLSMRRRYDQALEKYADAVNKDDGFLEAYKKWSQLLLKKGSVEEALQVASAGEMKSGSNPEFKADFSWLITSIYLKSGDFEAAVRKFSQSQGLYSSKVKSSSSFKAMNRKMAFIEEELTKKKSINKEKLPSPLNEFYLQYFPVLTADSKQLLFTKRDGVERMKHEDIFTSTWDGTSWSSPEALAHSINTVHNEGTCTISADGNILIYTSCDAPDSYGSCDLYIAYKVGGEWQEPMNMGDKVNSRYWDSQPSLSADGSILFFSSNRRGGFGGNDIYYAVRQRDNSWSDPVNVGETINTELDEVSPFIYFNNELLFFASNGHMGFGGMDLFNSKIKNAEFEQPVNLGYPINDHLDQLALFITAQQDYAYYTENSLKDGVLDRSYLYRFTFPEEIDLGERLIVTGGKVRNEKTGEPIVATLSLVDLENDSTLYEFRSEGDSGRFMMIYPDKASSGLYVEKKGFLPQIYNVEKDSLKDIKDMEIGLKPVAHGEEFLFENVFFDFDKADLKPSSKSSLLRLKKFLDENPDVHIVIEGHTDNVGEGSYNQELSLRRATSVQRYLLDQGIASERLAVAGFGDTKPLMSNETALGRSKNRRIEIVID, from the coding sequence ATGAGAGTAGCCCAAATAGTCTTCTTTTTTATTTTTATCAGTTCTCAGGCGCTTGGTCAAGGTTTTACCAGCGAAAACAGGAGGGCGATCAAGCTGTACCAAGAAGGAGAAGACCTCTCCATGAGAAGAAGGTATGACCAAGCCTTGGAGAAATACGCCGATGCCGTCAATAAGGATGATGGTTTTTTAGAGGCCTATAAAAAATGGTCCCAATTGTTATTGAAAAAGGGGAGTGTGGAAGAGGCACTACAAGTAGCCTCTGCTGGAGAAATGAAAAGTGGAAGCAACCCTGAATTTAAGGCAGATTTTAGCTGGTTGATTACCAGTATTTATTTGAAATCCGGTGATTTTGAAGCCGCAGTGAGGAAGTTTTCCCAAAGTCAAGGGCTTTATTCCAGTAAGGTAAAATCCTCTTCTTCATTCAAAGCCATGAACCGAAAAATGGCATTTATCGAAGAAGAGTTGACCAAGAAAAAATCGATCAACAAAGAAAAATTGCCCAGCCCGCTGAATGAATTTTATCTTCAGTATTTTCCTGTATTGACAGCGGACAGTAAGCAGCTGCTTTTTACGAAGCGTGATGGAGTGGAGCGGATGAAGCATGAGGATATTTTTACATCTACATGGGATGGGACGAGTTGGAGTTCGCCTGAAGCACTTGCCCATTCTATCAATACCGTTCACAATGAAGGTACCTGTACCATATCGGCCGATGGCAATATTTTGATCTATACCAGTTGTGATGCGCCTGATTCTTATGGAAGCTGTGATCTTTACATTGCCTATAAAGTGGGGGGGGAATGGCAGGAACCTATGAATATGGGTGATAAGGTGAACTCGAGGTATTGGGATTCGCAGCCGTCACTTTCTGCGGATGGAAGTATCCTGTTTTTTTCATCCAATAGAAGAGGAGGATTTGGTGGAAACGATATTTATTATGCAGTTCGCCAAAGGGATAATAGCTGGTCCGATCCGGTCAATGTAGGAGAGACGATCAATACCGAACTCGATGAAGTGTCCCCTTTTATTTATTTTAACAATGAGCTGCTCTTTTTTGCTTCCAACGGTCATATGGGGTTTGGGGGCATGGACTTGTTCAATTCAAAGATCAAGAATGCTGAGTTTGAGCAACCAGTAAATTTGGGCTATCCCATTAACGATCATTTGGACCAACTGGCCCTGTTTATTACCGCACAGCAGGACTATGCCTATTATACAGAAAATTCTCTAAAAGATGGAGTGCTGGACAGGTCTTATCTATACCGTTTTACCTTTCCGGAAGAGATAGATCTTGGTGAGCGGTTGATCGTGACGGGAGGTAAGGTGCGTAATGAAAAGACGGGCGAGCCCATTGTGGCGACTCTTTCATTAGTGGATTTAGAGAATGACAGTACTCTGTATGAGTTTAGGTCTGAAGGGGATTCTGGTAGGTTTATGATGATCTATCCGGATAAGGCTTCCTCGGGACTGTACGTAGAGAAGAAAGGTTTTTTGCCACAGATATACAATGTGGAAAAGGACAGCCTCAAGGATATCAAAGACATGGAGATAGGGCTTAAGCCTGTGGCACATGGTGAAGAATTCTTGTTTGAAAATGTCTTCTTTGACTTTGATAAAGCTGACTTGAAGCCTTCTTCCAAAAGTTCATTATTACGATTGAAGAAGTTTTTGGACGAGAATCCCGACGTCCATATAGTTATAGAAGGGCATACCGACAATGTGGGGGAAGGGAGTTATAATCAGGAATTGAGTCTTCGTAGAGCGACGAGTGTACAGCGGTATTTACTGGATCAAGGAATTGCCAGTGAACGATTGGCTGTCGCGGGATTTGGGGATACGAAACCACTAATGTCCAATGAAACAGCACTTGGAAGATCCAAGAACCGAAGAATCGAGATTGTTATAGATTGA
- a CDS encoding 7-carboxy-7-deazaguanine synthase QueE — protein sequence MEIKQAVEKGLKLPVMEAFYTIQGEGTFTGHPAYFIRLGGCDVGCVWCDVKESWEAAKWPVLSVEEIVDGALQYPGRLVVITGGEPLMYEMGPLTALLKEKGFTTNIETSGAHPFSGQFDWVCFSPKKFKEPHPSIFEKADELKVIVFHKSDFDFAEKHAKHVRSSCKKLLQPEWSKSEKFTGEIIEYIKNHPDWNISLQTHKFMDIP from the coding sequence ATGGAAATCAAACAAGCGGTAGAAAAAGGACTTAAGCTTCCTGTAATGGAAGCTTTTTACACCATCCAGGGAGAAGGTACATTTACTGGACATCCAGCGTACTTTATCCGTCTGGGAGGATGTGATGTAGGATGTGTGTGGTGCGACGTAAAGGAGTCCTGGGAAGCGGCAAAATGGCCGGTGCTTTCAGTTGAAGAGATTGTGGATGGAGCGCTTCAGTACCCTGGAAGACTGGTGGTGATTACAGGCGGAGAGCCATTGATGTATGAGATGGGGCCACTTACGGCCCTGTTAAAAGAAAAGGGCTTTACCACTAATATCGAAACCAGCGGAGCACATCCTTTTTCAGGGCAGTTTGATTGGGTCTGTTTTTCCCCAAAGAAGTTCAAAGAACCTCACCCAAGTATTTTTGAAAAGGCAGATGAGCTGAAAGTGATCGTTTTTCACAAAAGCGATTTTGATTTTGCTGAAAAGCACGCAAAGCACGTTCGGTCAAGCTGTAAAAAACTACTCCAGCCCGAATGGAGCAAGTCTGAGAAGTTTACGGGAGAGATCATCGAATACATAAAAAATCACCCTGATTGGAATATTTCGCTACAAACTCATAAATTTATGGACATACCATAA
- a CDS encoding bifunctional 5,10-methylenetetrahydrofolate dehydrogenase/5,10-methenyltetrahydrofolate cyclohydrolase, whose translation MPTIIDGKKTSADIKNEIAARVKEIKAEGGKIPHLAAVLVGNDGASQTYVGAKVKACEFVGFESTLVRLEDNVSEEELLKTVEDINENPDIDGLIVQLPLPKHISVEKVTAKIKPEKDVDGFTPANVGRMALNWPTYVAATPYGIVELLKRYEIETSGKHCVVIGRSHIVGSPMSILMARNDYPGNSTVTLTHSRTKNLKEIAKTADILIVAIGKPEFVTADMVKEGAVVVDVGIHRIEDASKKNGFRLIGDVKFDEVSEKSSAITPVPGGVGPMTIASLLYNTLLSAENKVYK comes from the coding sequence ATGCCTACAATAATAGACGGAAAAAAGACATCAGCTGATATCAAAAATGAAATTGCAGCCCGCGTGAAGGAAATCAAAGCCGAGGGAGGGAAGATTCCACATTTGGCTGCGGTGTTGGTGGGAAATGATGGTGCCAGCCAGACCTATGTGGGGGCTAAGGTGAAGGCCTGTGAGTTTGTAGGGTTTGAGTCCACTCTGGTGAGGCTGGAGGATAATGTGTCCGAAGAAGAACTGCTCAAAACGGTGGAAGATATTAATGAAAACCCGGATATTGATGGGCTGATCGTCCAGTTGCCGCTTCCGAAGCATATCTCCGTGGAGAAGGTGACGGCCAAGATCAAGCCAGAAAAGGATGTGGACGGGTTTACCCCGGCCAATGTCGGTCGTATGGCATTGAACTGGCCTACTTACGTGGCCGCTACCCCTTATGGGATCGTGGAGCTGCTGAAGCGCTATGAGATTGAGACTTCTGGAAAACACTGCGTGGTGATCGGTAGAAGCCATATTGTAGGTTCTCCGATGAGCATATTGATGGCCAGAAATGATTACCCTGGTAATAGCACGGTTACGTTGACACATAGCAGGACGAAGAACCTGAAAGAAATAGCGAAAACAGCTGATATTCTGATTGTGGCCATTGGTAAACCGGAATTTGTGACGGCAGACATGGTGAAAGAGGGAGCAGTGGTCGTGGATGTGGGCATCCACCGGATCGAAGATGCCTCCAAAAAGAATGGCTTTAGGCTTATTGGAGATGTGAAATTCGATGAAGTGTCAGAAAAGTCCTCAGCCATTACGCCAGTGCCAGGCGGTGTGGGGCCAATGACCATCGCCTCATTGCTTTATAATACCCTGCTTTCGGCAGAAAATAAGGTGTACAAGTAA
- a CDS encoding four helix bundle protein has translation MRKYDLEERLIDFSVAIINLVDVLPNTKASNHLGGQILRSGTSPALNYGEAQSSESKKDFIHKFKVILKELRETLVCIKILKKSKIVLESELADFLHKESNELISIFVKSIETAQRNNN, from the coding sequence ATGAGAAAGTATGATCTTGAAGAGCGTCTAATTGATTTTTCTGTAGCTATAATCAATTTAGTAGATGTATTGCCAAACACGAAAGCTTCGAATCACTTGGGAGGTCAGATTCTTAGGTCAGGTACGTCGCCTGCGTTGAACTATGGGGAAGCTCAAAGCAGTGAATCCAAGAAAGATTTTATTCATAAATTTAAAGTCATCCTTAAAGAATTAAGAGAAACACTTGTATGTATAAAAATTCTCAAAAAATCTAAGATCGTGCTTGAAAGTGAGTTAGCTGATTTTCTACATAAAGAGTCAAATGAACTTATTTCAATCTTTGTAAAAAGTATAGAAACGGCGCAGAGGAATAATAATTAA
- the lepA gene encoding translation elongation factor 4, with protein MDMQKIRNFCIIAHIDHGKSTLADRLLQFTNTVTDREMQDQLLDNMDLERERGITIKSHAIQMKYDYQGEEHVLNLIDTPGHVDFSYEVSRSIAACEGALLIVDASQGVEAQTISNLYLAMEHNLEIIPVLNKIDLPGAEPEVVADEVIDLIGCDREDIILASGKEGTGVEDILNAVVERIPSPKGNTEEPLQAMIFDSVYNPFRGVEVLFRVFNGTIKKGDKIKFVNTGREYYADEIGVLGMVQQPRDSISAGNVGYLISGIKVAKEVKVGDTITHIKRPCTNAIKGFENVKPMVFAGIYPVDTTEFEELRASMEKLQLNDAALVWEPETSAALGFGFRCGFLGMLHMEIIQERLEREFDMTVITTVPSVQFKALMNDDSYQLINAPSDMPDPNMFKHIEEPYVHASIITKADYVGPVIQLCMEKRGQIKNQVYLTADRVELTFDMPLAEIVFDFFDKLKTISRGYASLDYDLRENKASHMVRLDVMLNGEVVDALSAVVHRDKAYEWGKRLCEKLKELVPRQMFEIAIQAAIGTKIIARETVKAMRKNVLAKCYGGDISRKRKLLDKQKKGKKRMRQVGNVEVPQEAFMAVLKLD; from the coding sequence ATGGATATGCAAAAAATAAGAAACTTCTGTATCATCGCCCATATTGATCATGGGAAGAGTACGTTGGCGGATCGTCTGCTTCAGTTTACCAATACCGTGACGGATAGGGAGATGCAAGATCAATTGTTGGATAATATGGATCTCGAGCGTGAGCGGGGAATTACTATTAAGTCACATGCGATCCAAATGAAATATGACTATCAAGGAGAGGAACATGTCCTTAACTTGATAGATACACCTGGACACGTGGATTTTTCGTACGAAGTCTCTCGGTCCATTGCTGCCTGTGAAGGAGCACTGCTGATCGTGGATGCTTCCCAAGGGGTGGAGGCCCAGACGATTTCCAACCTCTACCTGGCAATGGAGCATAACTTGGAGATTATTCCTGTGCTTAACAAAATCGATCTGCCAGGAGCCGAGCCTGAAGTGGTCGCTGATGAGGTGATTGACCTGATCGGATGCGACAGAGAGGATATTATCTTGGCTTCGGGAAAGGAAGGGACAGGGGTTGAAGATATACTCAATGCAGTGGTAGAGAGGATACCTTCGCCAAAAGGGAATACAGAAGAGCCGCTACAAGCGATGATCTTTGATTCTGTATACAATCCTTTTCGTGGTGTGGAAGTGCTTTTCCGGGTGTTTAATGGCACAATCAAAAAAGGCGATAAGATTAAATTTGTCAATACAGGAAGGGAATATTATGCCGATGAAATAGGCGTGCTGGGCATGGTGCAGCAGCCACGGGATTCCATAAGTGCAGGAAACGTGGGCTACCTGATCTCAGGGATCAAAGTAGCCAAAGAGGTGAAAGTCGGAGATACCATTACCCATATCAAACGTCCATGCACCAATGCCATAAAAGGATTTGAAAATGTCAAACCGATGGTCTTTGCGGGGATTTACCCTGTAGATACTACGGAGTTTGAAGAATTGAGGGCATCGATGGAGAAGCTGCAGCTAAACGACGCTGCCTTGGTCTGGGAACCAGAAACTTCTGCAGCCTTGGGCTTCGGCTTCCGTTGCGGATTTTTGGGGATGTTGCACATGGAGATTATCCAAGAGCGTCTGGAGCGGGAGTTTGATATGACGGTGATCACCACAGTGCCTTCCGTACAGTTCAAAGCCCTGATGAATGATGATTCTTACCAGTTGATCAATGCGCCTTCAGACATGCCCGATCCCAATATGTTTAAGCATATCGAAGAACCCTATGTCCATGCATCGATCATTACCAAGGCTGATTATGTCGGGCCAGTGATCCAGCTGTGCATGGAAAAGAGGGGGCAGATCAAAAACCAAGTTTACCTGACAGCCGACAGGGTAGAGCTGACATTTGATATGCCTCTGGCGGAGATTGTTTTTGATTTCTTTGATAAGCTAAAGACCATCTCCAGAGGTTATGCTTCACTTGACTATGACCTGCGGGAGAATAAGGCTTCCCACATGGTCAGGTTAGATGTGATGCTTAATGGGGAAGTGGTGGATGCATTGTCAGCAGTGGTCCATAGGGACAAGGCCTACGAGTGGGGCAAAAGACTATGTGAAAAACTGAAAGAATTGGTGCCTCGTCAGATGTTTGAGATAGCTATCCAAGCAGCCATAGGAACGAAGATCATCGCTAGGGAAACAGTGAAAGCCATGCGTAAAAACGTACTGGCCAAGTGTTATGGCGGTGATATTTCACGTAAGCGTAAATTGCTGGACAAACAGAAAAAAGGTAAAAAGCGTATGCGCCAAGTCGGTAATGTAGAAGTGCCTCAGGAGGCATTTATGGCGGTGCTTAAGCTGGATTAG